TCGGAGCGCTCGCGACGCCGTTCGACTTCCTGCTGCACTTCGAGGGCCCGCCGCGATTCCTGCTGCGCGCGCGTATGCGCATCCATCGCGGCCTGCTGCGCCCGCTCGGCCTCGCCGAGCGCGAGGCGCGCGGCTTCGGCGGTGGCGGCGGCCGCGGCGCGGCGCTCGTCGGCCGCGGCGAGATCGGTTTCGAGGCGGTTCAGCTCCGCACGACGCTGGAGCGGCCCCGGGCCCGTCGCCGTACCCGGAAGGAAGACGGCGCCGCGCTCGTCGATGAACGCCTCACCGCCATCGAGCGCCCGCACCTTGCCGAGGAGCGCGCGCACCCAGCGGCTCGCCGCGCCGCTCGACTGCACCGAGCCGGCCAGCGCGTCGGTATCGGCACCGAGCTCCGTGACCACATCGAGCGGCAGGAGGAGCAGGGGGCCGGGCTGCGTTTCGGTGTGCCAGCGGCGGACCGCACTCGCCACGTCGGCATCGCGCACCACGATCGCGTGCATCGTGGCGCCGAGGTAGCGCTCCACGAGTCGCGCGGCATCGCCGTCGGCGGAGAGGAAGTCGGTGAGCGGGCCGAGCACGGCCCCGTCGCCAAAGCGCTCCTTTTCGCGCAGCAGCTTGGCGCTGGAGGGGGCGAGGCCCACGCGCTCACGCTCGAGCGCCGCGAGGGCATTCATGCGGCCTTCGAGCGCCGTGCGCTCTTCGACCGCGCTGGCGAGCGCCGAACGCGACTCGGCGTCGGCCGTGCGCGCCGTGGCGGCCGCCAGCCGCGCCCCTTCGAGCGCCTGCAGGGCATCCTGCGCGGCGGCGTGCGCCACCGAAACGGCTTCGCGCGCCTGGATCAGCTCGCGCTCGATCGCATCCCGCGCATCGGCGAGGTTCTGGCGCTCGATCTCGAGCACTTCCATGCGCTGCTGCGTGTCGCCCTGCTCGCGCGCGGCGCTGTCGCGATCCATCTCGATACGACGCGCCTGGTCGCGATGCTCGCGCACCTGACGTTCGAGCTGCTCCAGCGCGGCACGCGCCTGCTGCACCCCTTCGCGCGCCAGCTGCTCGGCGGCCAGACGCTGCTGCAGCGCTTCGCCGGCCTCGCTGAGCTCGCGCTCGAGCGTGGAGCGATCGGTGGCCGCGCGTTCGCGATCTTCACGCAGGCGACGGCCAAACGCTTCGTTCTCGATGCGCTCCTGCTCGGCGCGCTGCTTCCGCTGCGACGTGCTGCGCTGACGCTCTTCGGCCACGGCCAGCTCGCGCTCGAGCATCTGCGTGCGGTTGCGCTGCTCGGCGGCGAGGCGGGCGACTTCCTGGCGAGTCGCATCGGCCGTGGCGCGCGCCGCATGCGCCTCTTCGCGCTGCGCCTCGGCGGCGGCGATGGCTTCTTCGGCGCCCGGCACGTCGGCCTGCAATTCGGCCAGGCGCCCATCGAGCGCTTCGAGTTCGTCCTTCCATGCGGCCATCTCGCGCACCGCAAGCGAAATCTCGACCTGGAAACGACGGCTCGTCAGTTCGGCATGCCGCTCGGCACGACGGCGCTGACGCGCCAGCGAACGCACCTGGCTCTGCACTTCGTTGATGAGGTCATCGAGGCGCGCGAGGTCGGTGGTCGTCTCCTCGAGCCGGCGTTCGGCGCTGCGGCGGCGATCGCGATAGAGACCCACCCCCGCGGCTTCCTCGAAGAGCTCACGGCGCTCATCCGGGCGATCGGAGAGCAGCGCGTCGATCATCTTCGATTCGATCACGACGCCCGAGTCGGCGCCCAGGCCCGTGCCGCGCACGAGGTCCTGAATGTCGCGCAGGCGGCAGGGCGCGCGGTTGAGCAGATACTCGCTCTCCCCCGAGCGCAGCAGGCGCCGCGTGATCACGACTTCCTTGAACGGAATCGGCAGCTCGCCTTCGGTGTTGTCGAAGTGGAGCGACACTTCCGCCATGTTCACCGCCTTGCGGGCCGATGAACCGTGGAAGATGACGTCTTCCATCTTGGCGCCGCGCATCGCCCGGGCACGCTGCTCGCCGAGCACCCAGCGCACCGCATCGGAGACGTTCGACTTGCCGGACCCATTGGGGCCGACGATGGCCGTCACGCCTTTCTCGAAGACGAACTCGAGATGGTCCGCGAAGGCCTTGAAGCCGTGTACTTCGAGCTTCGTGAGACGCACTTAGAACGCTCTCCCCGTTCGATAGACAAGCACAGGCGCCACGCCGGTGGCGCGCAAGGAATCCGCAAGCGGCACCGCTTGCGCCGGAGTCTCAAAGGCTCCGGTGTAGATGTTCGCATTCCCACTCGGCTGGCGGAGCGCGTAGGCGACGATGCCCCGCGCCTTGAGCGCCCCCAGCCGGACCGGTGCCAACGCGGTGGACACGTTGCTTTCGAGCCGAAGCGCGAAGGGCACCGTGACGATGCTGCCGGCCGAGATGAGCTTCTGGCTGCGCATCTTGACGAGCAGCGCTTCCGCCTCGCTCTTGCTGGCGTGCGCGCCCACGGTGACGCGGTACCAGAGTTCCGCGCCTTCGAGTACCGGTGAAAGGGCGAGCGCTTCGAGCGCCATGACCTTGTCGTCGGGGAGCGCGGCCGTGCGCGTGTTCGCGGTCGCGAAGTACACGGCAAAGCGCGCCGCGGCGAGCGAGTCGGCCGGGTTCTCCACCGTCGGCGCGGCGACGGACGGCCGCGTGGTGGTATCCCCCGCGGCGGGTGTGGTGGTACTGTCGCCCGCCTTGGCGCTGTCGGTGCGCGGCACCGAATCCATCTTGGTCGGCGGGACCAGCATGGTGCTGCTGTCGGCGGCGGGTTCGCCGCCCATGAGCCCGGCCGGAATGCGCGCCTTGATCTGCGGCCAGAACGCGCCAACCCCCACGGCCACGGCGGCGAGCAGCAGCACGAGTGCGATGAGATTGCGCGTACGGCTCGATTCGTCCTTGGAGGCGCTTTCCCGCGCCTTCACCGACTGCGGCTTGGGCGTGACGATGCGATCGGCCGGTGGCTGCGGTGGCGGTGGCGGCGCGATGAGCGGTACGCCGACGGGGGTGGGGAATGCCCACTCGCCCACCGGCATGAGCGTGCCGATGTAGCCGCAGAGATCCGCAAAGCCGCCGGCGGTCGGGCGCGCCACCACGACGAGCAGCGCACCGACCTGATGGAAGCCCGCCGCCAGGCGGCGCCAGCGATCATTGGCGTAGACGCCCTCATGATCCACCGGCTCGGTGCCGGAGGGCATGAGGAAGATGTTGTCGGCGCCGAGCATCGGGCGCGCGATCTTGTTCAGCGACACGCCGTACAAGAAGCTGTCGGCGATGCCATGCGGATCATCACCGGTCAGCAGCGATTCGATGGCTGGCGATTCACCGATCAGATCGGCAATGGCCACACGGCGACGCGCGCTCTGCATGCGCGCCACACCAAGGGCCACCTGCACGGCCACGCGCGGATCGCTTGCGGCGATCACCACCGCGTAGACGTTGTCGAGCAGCGGCGCGAGGCGGCGTCCCTCGAGCTCCCACGGCTCGGGCGGCAATCCAGGCGCGGTCATGGGGCTCCCTCGAAAATCCAGTAACTCTGGCCCGATGCACGCCCCACACGCTCGGCTTCGGCGCGTGACGGGTACGGGCCCAGCACAACACGATACAAGGTTTTGCCGGCGCGTTCGGAGGTCGTGATGCGCGGCACCTGACCATCGACCTTGATGCGCGCAGCGACGGCCTTCGCCTGCTTCTCATCGAGGACCGCGGCGAAGCTTACGGTGAACACGGCGTCCTTTGGCGCGCCGGCGGCACTGGAGTCGTGCGGCGGCGCCGCCGCCGCGCCACTGTCGGCGCTCGGCATCAGATCCGATGAGTCACGCGGTGCACTCGTGCGGAACTGCACGGGCTGATCAAGGCCCGCCGCCCGCGGGCGGAAGCCATTCCACCGCAGCGTGTACCAGAAGTCGCGCGCGCCTCCGGTCACGGTGCGCATGTCGGCCAGCGTGGTGGGATGCGCCAGCACGACATCCTCACCGCGTTCGTAGGCGATGCTGGCGTCGGCCATGACGAGCGGCAGATCCTGGCGCCACGCGGTGCGCAGCACGCCGATCACCTCATCGCTCCCCAGGCTTACCACATAGACGGAGTCACCACCGCCCTGCGCCAGCAACACGCGCCCCATCGGATCCATGCGCAACGCACGCGCCGGGCCGGGGAGCGCGATCTTCCCCTTCACCCCTTCCTCGAAGCGATCCACAATCCGAATGGACTCATCGCCGTCGAGTGCCACGAAGAGGCGATCGCCGCTGGGCGTCGCCGCGATGGCGCGCACCGGGTCGCCGAGATCCACCTCGAGCGCCTTGCCGAGATCGCGCGAGCGCACGGCGACCACTTCTTCGTTGCCACCGAAGAACACGCGATCGCCCACCGCGCCGGCGGTGCGGGCGAGTGACGTCGGGAGCGTCTTGGCGTCGCCGCCAATGTCGAAGGAGAGGCTGTCGGCGACGGCCTGATTGGGGGGACGCACGCGCCACACGATCGCCCGATCGCCCTTGGCACCGGCGATGATCAGCGAGCCGTCGGCCTGCGCGTAGAGCGCATGCGCGGGCAGGGGGGGCGTGAAGCGCCAGTCGCCGCCACTCGGCGTGTAGCGCGTCAATTCGCCGCGCTGCGTGAGGGCGTAAATCGCGCCGCCGTCGGCCGACGAGACCGACACCACGGTGTCTTCACGCGAGGTCGTCACGGAGCCCACGCGAAGGTCCACGCGGACAGGCGCGCCGACGGTATCCACGGCCGCGAGATAGCCGTCTTCGGATCCGAAGGCGATGACACGCGCGAGGGCCGGCACGCGCGATTGCGACCGCCAGACGGTAGAGTCGAGGGCGGGGTAGCGAGCAGCCGTCAACACGCCGCCGCCGCGTGGCACGCGGAGGACGATGGGGTCGGGGCCACCAGGAATTACGGGAGGGGCGCCGGCTCCGGAGGGGTGTGACGAACGATCGGCACAGCCGACGAGACCGCCGCACGCGAGAGCCAACAGCGCCGACGCGAGGAGCGTGCGCACGGGGGTAAAGTACCCGCCCCGGGCAGGGGGAGGGAGGGGTTGCAAAACCGGAGGCGTGATGGTCCAACCGCCCGTCCCGGCGGCAGTTGCCGCACCCGTGCTCATCTTCTCGGTATTCTCGATACGGGAAAAGATGACGCAACCTTCACCGAATCTCATATTGGCAGCGTGAGCCACTCCGCGCCTGTGCCCGAATCGATCGGCCCGTCGCTGACGGCGCTGCTGCGCGCTGCCCAGGAGGGTGTGCCGGGTGCGCAGGACGAGGCGGCTGCCGTGGTCTACGATGAGCTCCGGCAGCTCGCGGCCGTCTATCTGGGCCGCGAGCGGGGCGATCACACCCTGCAGCCTACCGCGCTGGTCCACGAGGCCTATCTGCGCCTGCTCGGGCAGGACACACCGTGGCGCAACCGCTCCCACTTCTTCGGCATCGCCGCGCAGATGATGCGGCGCGTGCTCGTGGACCATGCGCGTCGTGGCACCGCCGAGCGCCGGGACCGCGGCAGCACCGTCCGGCTCGACGACGCCGGCCCGCTGGCCCTCGACGACGGCCCGGACGCGCAGGCGGTCCTCGATGTCCACGAGGCCCTCGGCGAGCTGGAACGCATGGACCCCCGTCAGGCGCAGGTCGTGGAGCTCAAGTTCTTCGTGGGGCTCTCGCTCGACGAAATCGCGGATGTGATCGGGATCTCGGCGGCGACGGTGAGCCGCGAATGGACGCTGGCCCGTCGCTGGCTGCAGCATCGCCTGCGCAGCGCGTGAGCGCGCTGGCATGAGCGCCTCGACGATGAGGGAGTCGCTTGCCCGGCTGCGCGTATACGGCATGCCTGCTCATCGTCTCGGCGCGCTGGCCCCGATGGGGGCGGTGTGACCACATCGCTCACCCCGCAGGAGTGGGCGGCCCTCAAGGCCTGCTGGCGCGAGGTGGAAGCGCTGGCCGAACCGGAGCGGCGGGCCCGCATCGCGGCCGCGCCGCTCTCCGACGCCGCACGGCAAACGCTCGAGTCGATGCTCGATCTCGACGACACCGCCGAACCGCAGCTGGATCGGGCCGCGCACGAATTGCTCGGCTTCCCCGCTGCTGCCGGCGACCGCGCGCCGTCGATGGTCGGGCGCCGCCTCGGGGCCTTTCAGGTCATGCGATTGGTGGGGCGCGGGGGCATGGGCGCGGTCTACGAAGCCGAGCGTGTGGACGATGCTTACCGGCAACGCGTGGCCATCAAGACGCTCTGGCGCGGGGCCGACAGCGAGGTGCTGCTGCAACGCTTTCGCTCGGAACGCCAGATTCTCGCCGCGTTGCAGCATCCGAACATCGCGCAACTGCTCGACGGCGGCAGCACCACTGAAGGTACGCCGTGGCTTGCCATGGAGTTCGTGGAGGGCACGCCCCTCGACGTGTGGTGCGACGCCCGGGCGCTCGACCTGCCGGCGCGCCTCGATCTGTTCCGGCAAGTCTGCGCCGCCGTGCATCATGCCCATCAGCGACTCGTGGTGCATCGCGATCTCAAGCCCTCGAACATTCTCGTGAATGGCGATGGCACGGTGAAGCTGCTCGACTTCGGCGTGGCCAAGCTGCTCGCCGCCGAGGCTACCGATGGGACGCTGACCGGCGCTGGCCTCTCGCCCTTCACGGCAGCGTATGCGGCCCCCGAACAGCTCGAGCAGGCCCCGATCTCCACGGCCACCGACATCTATGCCCTCGGTGG
The Gemmatimonadaceae bacterium DNA segment above includes these coding regions:
- a CDS encoding SPOR domain-containing protein; amino-acid sequence: MRTLLASALLALACGGLVGCADRSSHPSGAGAPPVIPGGPDPIVLRVPRGGGVLTAARYPALDSTVWRSQSRVPALARVIAFGSEDGYLAAVDTVGAPVRVDLRVGSVTTSREDTVVSVSSADGGAIYALTQRGELTRYTPSGGDWRFTPPLPAHALYAQADGSLIIAGAKGDRAIVWRVRPPNQAVADSLSFDIGGDAKTLPTSLARTAGAVGDRVFFGGNEEVVAVRSRDLGKALEVDLGDPVRAIAATPSGDRLFVALDGDESIRIVDRFEEGVKGKIALPGPARALRMDPMGRVLLAQGGGDSVYVVSLGSDEVIGVLRTAWRQDLPLVMADASIAYERGEDVVLAHPTTLADMRTVTGGARDFWYTLRWNGFRPRAAGLDQPVQFRTSAPRDSSDLMPSADSGAAAAPPHDSSAAGAPKDAVFTVSFAAVLDEKQAKAVAARIKVDGQVPRITTSERAGKTLYRVVLGPYPSRAEAERVGRASGQSYWIFEGAP
- a CDS encoding sigma-70 family RNA polymerase sigma factor; this encodes MPESIGPSLTALLRAAQEGVPGAQDEAAAVVYDELRQLAAVYLGRERGDHTLQPTALVHEAYLRLLGQDTPWRNRSHFFGIAAQMMRRVLVDHARRGTAERRDRGSTVRLDDAGPLALDDGPDAQAVLDVHEALGELERMDPRQAQVVELKFFVGLSLDEIADVIGISAATVSREWTLARRWLQHRLRSA
- the smc gene encoding chromosome segregation protein SMC; the encoded protein is MRLTKLEVHGFKAFADHLEFVFEKGVTAIVGPNGSGKSNVSDAVRWVLGEQRARAMRGAKMEDVIFHGSSARKAVNMAEVSLHFDNTEGELPIPFKEVVITRRLLRSGESEYLLNRAPCRLRDIQDLVRGTGLGADSGVVIESKMIDALLSDRPDERRELFEEAAGVGLYRDRRRSAERRLEETTTDLARLDDLINEVQSQVRSLARQRRRAERHAELTSRRFQVEISLAVREMAAWKDELEALDGRLAELQADVPGAEEAIAAAEAQREEAHAARATADATRQEVARLAAEQRNRTQMLERELAVAEERQRSTSQRKQRAEQERIENEAFGRRLREDRERAATDRSTLERELSEAGEALQQRLAAEQLAREGVQQARAALEQLERQVREHRDQARRIEMDRDSAAREQGDTQQRMEVLEIERQNLADARDAIERELIQAREAVSVAHAAAQDALQALEGARLAAATARTADAESRSALASAVEERTALEGRMNALAALERERVGLAPSSAKLLREKERFGDGAVLGPLTDFLSADGDAARLVERYLGATMHAIVVRDADVASAVRRWHTETQPGPLLLLPLDVVTELGADTDALAGSVQSSGAASRWVRALLGKVRALDGGEAFIDERGAVFLPGTATGPGPLQRRAELNRLETDLAAADERRAAAAATAEAARLALGEAERAQQAAMDAHTRAQQESRRALEVQQEVERRRERSERELAQSNALAEKLVSRLEELEQRTRQLAQQAEALHARAGEADGDISMARESLSVAEREQEQAREARATWQVAQAQAQARLSVAIDREKRLEEEDSTAAARIESLAKELSTLSDADQQLAQQLDGWRAELETEQKNLADADARLAEAERAMQAATAASDAVEGVLDEARKRAASLGEQLHGAQLRHTELAGRRSAIRERLETEWRRSLEDLLTGFEELDLETDALRTEAKTLRESLDELGPVNPLAIEEHEEEQRRLEFLTSQRNDLVNAKQSLHQAIREIDSTARELFLATFAQVRENFRQIFLRMFGGGECDLRLENPDAPLDCDIEVHASPRGKKTQRIHLLSSGERALVALSLLFGIFLTKPSPFCLMDEVDAPLDDQNIGRFVKMLNDFKSRTQFIVITHNPRTTSEAADAVYGVTMQEPGVSSIVSVRLRNGPSVDDEGTTPDTEAPSEPMDPETVAEAVAEAVAEGASDGGTDEATS